From a region of the Paramagnetospirillum magnetotacticum MS-1 genome:
- a CDS encoding bifunctional diguanylate cyclase/phosphodiesterase yields the protein MEAELSLHRKLVLAFLVLALGPLVVAGLALSVGAYRLQDRQTEAIQRQVGHSIISEFRHYLGNLILELEEPLRRQGMGRRDAASRQSLADGLIAFEPMFIEVALLDAQGAVLTRASRYEPVIAQGVAGLGHLPEVAAAMIDGATAIGDIRHYVPTNEPMIGLVVPSMDPRTGRPEGFILAQARFRKIWEFTQPAPGLEQLNSYILDRGGQVIAHRNPSVVLAHAARSLPLTDGIVRGLDGDWVFSTSEAFVVGGRRFLMVVEQPLFSALKLPAGAALIVALVLLFAGIGAWFLMRYSRHAILAPIDALADAVRDVEAGDMSRRAPVRSSDEIGALAMAFNSMTGRVADLLNDLGDSEEKFRLVMESASDALVVIDAQGCITTWNRAATRMFGYQAAEVIGRNVGLLMPSHLRGRHDDVLAHLRTETDGRLQTEPREQPAQRKDGTLFPVEVTLAGFSFKGQRYFSGIMRDISARKEAESNIRFLARHDALTGLANRVVLREKLEEILPETGARQLHCLLFIDLDNFKVVNDILGHSFGDRLLVEVAGRLRSIEGGRNIVCRHGGDEFILLAPDIQSREKAAELAERVLAVMSDSFAIDAQAIEVGCSIGISMAPDDGDKAETLIRKADIAMYKAKEKGRLGFQFFTGAMDRQMAERRQLEKSLRRGLRDGDVFIHLQPKVRLAEGRVTGFEALARWQSPDHGMVPPSRFIPVAEECGLIGGIGELVLRLTMETLAGWRAHGRVLLPVAVNLSAGQLGNPGLAGEIDSLLREFGLPPTVLELELTESMLMGDADQVRAILFRLKDLGIKLSIDDFGTGYSSLSYLKRFPVDVLKIDKSFVTDLPGDPEGEAICLAIINMAKALSLDVVAEGVETEAQSSFLSDNGCDFAQGFFFARPVSVEEAQDYLPVTCSPDRPG from the coding sequence ATGGAAGCTGAACTCTCCCTCCACCGCAAATTGGTGCTGGCCTTCTTGGTGCTGGCCCTGGGACCGCTTGTGGTGGCGGGCCTTGCCCTCTCGGTGGGGGCCTATCGTCTTCAGGACCGCCAGACCGAGGCCATTCAGCGTCAGGTCGGCCATAGCATCATTTCCGAATTCCGCCATTATCTGGGGAATCTGATCCTTGAACTGGAGGAGCCGCTGCGCCGCCAGGGCATGGGCCGACGCGATGCGGCCAGTCGCCAATCCTTGGCCGACGGACTGATCGCCTTCGAGCCCATGTTCATCGAAGTGGCCTTGCTCGATGCCCAGGGGGCCGTCCTGACGCGGGCCAGCCGCTATGAACCGGTGATCGCGCAGGGCGTGGCCGGACTCGGCCATCTGCCCGAGGTGGCGGCGGCCATGATCGACGGCGCCACGGCCATCGGAGACATCCGGCATTACGTTCCGACAAACGAGCCGATGATCGGCCTCGTCGTGCCTTCCATGGATCCCCGGACTGGTCGGCCCGAGGGGTTCATTCTAGCCCAGGCCCGTTTCCGCAAGATTTGGGAATTCACGCAGCCAGCGCCCGGATTGGAGCAATTGAACAGCTATATTCTCGATCGCGGCGGTCAGGTTATCGCCCACCGCAATCCGTCGGTGGTTCTGGCCCATGCCGCGCGCAGCCTGCCCTTGACCGATGGAATTGTCCGGGGGCTCGACGGGGATTGGGTGTTCAGCACCAGCGAGGCTTTTGTGGTCGGCGGCCGCCGTTTTCTGATGGTCGTGGAACAGCCCCTGTTCAGCGCCCTCAAACTGCCCGCGGGCGCGGCCTTGATCGTGGCCCTGGTTTTGTTGTTCGCAGGGATCGGCGCCTGGTTTCTGATGCGCTATTCGCGCCACGCCATTCTGGCGCCCATCGACGCCCTGGCCGATGCGGTGCGCGATGTTGAGGCCGGCGACATGAGCCGCCGCGCCCCGGTGCGGTCCTCCGACGAGATCGGGGCCTTGGCCATGGCGTTCAATTCCATGACCGGCCGGGTCGCCGATCTGTTGAACGACCTGGGCGATTCCGAGGAGAAGTTCCGGCTGGTGATGGAAAGCGCCAGCGACGCCCTGGTGGTGATCGACGCCCAGGGCTGCATCACCACCTGGAACCGCGCCGCGACCCGCATGTTCGGCTATCAGGCCGCCGAGGTGATCGGGCGCAATGTGGGACTCCTGATGCCCAGTCATTTGCGTGGACGTCATGACGATGTCCTGGCTCACCTCAGGACCGAGACCGACGGTCGTCTCCAGACCGAGCCGCGCGAACAGCCCGCCCAGCGCAAGGACGGCACCCTGTTTCCGGTGGAGGTCACCCTGGCCGGATTTTCGTTCAAGGGGCAGCGGTACTTTTCCGGAATCATGCGCGATATCTCGGCGCGCAAGGAGGCGGAATCCAATATCCGCTTCCTGGCCCGTCACGACGCCCTGACCGGCCTGGCCAACCGGGTGGTGCTAAGGGAAAAGCTCGAAGAGATCCTGCCCGAGACCGGGGCGCGTCAGCTGCACTGCCTGCTGTTCATCGATCTGGACAATTTCAAGGTGGTCAACGACATCCTGGGGCACAGCTTCGGCGACCGCCTGCTGGTGGAGGTGGCGGGGCGCCTGCGCTCCATCGAGGGCGGACGCAATATCGTTTGCCGCCATGGCGGTGATGAATTCATTTTGCTGGCGCCTGACATTCAAAGCCGGGAAAAGGCGGCGGAATTGGCCGAGCGGGTTCTGGCGGTGATGAGCGATTCCTTCGCCATCGACGCCCAGGCCATCGAGGTCGGATGCTCAATCGGCATCAGTATGGCGCCCGATGACGGTGACAAGGCCGAAACCCTGATCCGCAAGGCCGATATCGCCATGTACAAAGCCAAGGAGAAGGGACGGCTGGGCTTCCAGTTTTTCACCGGCGCCATGGATCGCCAGATGGCCGAGCGCCGCCAGTTGGAAAAGTCGCTGCGCCGCGGCCTGCGCGACGGAGATGTTTTCATCCATCTGCAACCCAAGGTCCGGCTGGCCGAGGGCCGCGTCACCGGCTTTGAGGCCCTGGCCCGCTGGCAGAGCCCCGACCATGGGATGGTGCCGCCCAGCCGCTTCATTCCGGTGGCCGAGGAATGCGGCCTGATTGGCGGCATCGGCGAGCTGGTCCTGCGCCTGACCATGGAGACATTGGCCGGTTGGCGGGCCCATGGGCGGGTACTCTTGCCGGTGGCCGTCAATCTGTCGGCGGGGCAGTTGGGCAATCCCGGCCTGGCCGGGGAGATCGACTCCTTGCTGCGCGAATTCGGTCTGCCGCCCACAGTGCTGGAACTGGAACTGACGGAAAGCATGCTGATGGGCGACGCGGATCAGGTCCGCGCCATCTTATTCCGTCTCAAGGATCTGGGAATCAAGCTCAGCATCGACGACTTCGGGACTGGCTATTCCAGTCTCAGCTATTTGAAGCGCTTTCCGGTGGATGTGCTGAAAATCGACAAGTCCTTCGTCACCGATCTGCCGGGAGACCCCGAAGGGGAGGCCATCTGTCTGGCCATTATCAACATGGCCAAGGCTCTTTCCCTGGACGTGGTCGCCGAAGGGGTGGAAACCGAGGCGCAGAGTTCGTTTCTGAGCGATAACGGCTGCGACTTCGCCCAAGGGTTCTTCTTCGCCCGACCGGTTTCGGTCGAGGAGGCGCAGGACTATCTGCCCGTGACCTGTTCACCCGATCGGCCGGGGTGA
- the der gene encoding ribosome biogenesis GTPase Der: MPFTVAIIGRPNVGKSTLFNRLVGKRLAIVHDLPGVTRDRREGRASLLGMEFQVVDTAGFEDDTGDSIEARMRHQTDMAVSEADVALLLIDARAGVTPLDRHFADHLRRLPTPVILVANKCEGKAGMPGLYESYGLGMGEPVAVSAEHGEGMYELFEALRDHAIKAGALTPDGDDPEPEETFEGEDGEPDPTRPLTMAIVGRPNVGKSTLGNQLLGQDRLLTGPEAGLTRDAIAVEWEHRGRRMKLVDTAGLRKKAQIYDAIEKLSVGNTIETIRMSEVVVLVMDAAAILDKQDLTIARMVVEEGRALVLAINKWDVVDDPQTALKRLKDRLETSLPQAKGVTTVTLSALTGKGIERLMDGVLDTWTNWNRRIPTAQLNRWLEDMIERHPPPALPGGRRYKIRYMTQAKARPPTFVLFATRPEQLPESYSRYLVNGLREAFDLPGVPIRLYVRGGKNPYADKDG; the protein is encoded by the coding sequence ATGCCCTTTACCGTGGCCATTATCGGACGCCCCAATGTGGGCAAGTCCACCCTGTTCAATCGTCTGGTGGGCAAGCGTCTGGCCATCGTTCACGACCTGCCGGGCGTCACCCGCGACCGCCGCGAGGGCCGCGCCAGCCTGCTGGGCATGGAATTCCAGGTGGTCGATACCGCCGGATTCGAAGACGATACCGGCGATTCCATCGAGGCGCGCATGCGTCATCAGACCGATATGGCGGTGTCCGAGGCCGATGTGGCCTTGCTGCTGATCGATGCCCGCGCCGGTGTGACGCCTCTGGACCGCCACTTCGCCGATCATCTGCGCCGTCTGCCGACGCCGGTGATCCTGGTGGCCAATAAATGCGAGGGCAAGGCAGGCATGCCGGGCCTTTACGAGTCCTACGGCCTGGGTATGGGTGAGCCGGTGGCGGTTTCGGCCGAGCATGGCGAGGGCATGTACGAGTTGTTCGAGGCGCTACGCGATCACGCCATCAAGGCTGGCGCGCTGACCCCCGACGGTGACGATCCCGAGCCCGAGGAAACGTTCGAGGGCGAGGACGGCGAGCCAGATCCCACCCGCCCCCTGACCATGGCCATCGTCGGCCGCCCCAATGTGGGCAAGTCGACGCTGGGCAATCAGTTGCTGGGCCAAGACCGTCTGCTGACCGGTCCCGAGGCTGGTCTGACCCGCGACGCCATCGCCGTGGAGTGGGAACACCGGGGGCGGCGCATGAAGCTGGTGGACACCGCCGGTCTGCGCAAGAAGGCTCAGATTTACGACGCCATCGAGAAGCTGTCGGTGGGCAACACCATCGAGACCATCCGCATGTCCGAGGTGGTGGTCCTGGTGATGGACGCCGCCGCCATTTTGGACAAGCAGGACCTGACCATCGCCCGCATGGTGGTGGAAGAGGGCCGCGCCCTGGTGCTGGCCATCAATAAATGGGATGTGGTCGACGACCCCCAGACGGCGCTCAAGCGCCTCAAGGATCGTCTGGAAACCTCGCTGCCCCAGGCCAAGGGGGTCACCACCGTGACCCTGTCGGCGCTGACCGGCAAGGGGATCGAGCGGCTGATGGATGGGGTGCTGGACACCTGGACCAATTGGAACCGCCGCATTCCCACCGCCCAGCTCAACCGCTGGCTGGAAGACATGATCGAACGTCATCCGCCGCCCGCGCTGCCCGGTGGGCGGCGCTACAAGATCCGCTACATGACTCAGGCCAAGGCCCGGCCACCGACCTTTGTCTTGTTCGCCACCCGGCCGGAACAGCTGCCGGAATCCTATTCGCGCTATCTGGTCAACGGCTTGCGCGAGGCCTTCGACCTGCCGGGCGTGCCGATCCGCCTCTATGTGCGCGGCGGTAAGAATCCCTATGCGGACAAGGACGGCTGA
- a CDS encoding DUF3572 domain-containing protein — protein MRDARIPPVSAEITALRALAWVVTDQDRAMRFLAATGCDSQTLRQRAGEAEVLGAVLDFLLDDEASLLAFADEQDLPAQSVALARFALPGAFRR, from the coding sequence ATGCGTGACGCCCGCATCCCGCCAGTCTCGGCCGAGATCACCGCGCTGCGGGCTTTGGCCTGGGTGGTGACCGACCAGGATCGGGCCATGCGTTTCCTGGCGGCGACCGGCTGCGACTCCCAGACCTTGCGCCAGCGTGCCGGCGAGGCGGAGGTTCTGGGCGCCGTTCTGGATTTCCTTCTGGACGACGAGGCGTCCTTGCTGGCCTTCGCCGATGAACAGGATCTTCCGGCCCAGTCGGTCGCCCTGGCCCGCTTCGCCCTACCCGGCGCGTTTCGGCGCTGA
- a CDS encoding ABC transporter substrate-binding protein — MHLRGGMVAMMGCALLAVFMLLRWGGVFDDRKVVVGVLNHAIVAEEALEGFKAGLASHGYVEGGQATYYYRGPLGGSVLESEAERLAALKPDLFLTLSTPAAKAAFRVAKAAGIPLIFAPASDPIAIGLAESLGRPGRNATGVTFGIQEPVRLQWLKTMLPGLTAVLVPFNPDDPSPQASLEKIRPVADGLGIRLDLAYVRSGAELDAALAAMAPDVGAVFVPVDAYVASQVPRILVATLGRNVPLTTPQRGGVVEGAFMSYGLDMRSLGAQGARLAAQVLGGVPAGDLPVETAEFRLTINVETMERLGISLPDQILRQADLIRARRGGDGS, encoded by the coding sequence ATGCATTTGCGCGGTGGCATGGTGGCAATGATGGGTTGCGCGCTGCTGGCCGTGTTCATGCTGCTTCGCTGGGGCGGGGTTTTTGACGACCGCAAAGTGGTGGTGGGCGTTCTCAACCATGCCATCGTCGCCGAGGAGGCCCTTGAGGGCTTCAAGGCCGGTCTTGCCAGCCATGGCTATGTGGAAGGCGGACAGGCCACCTATTACTACCGGGGCCCGCTCGGCGGTTCCGTTCTGGAATCCGAGGCCGAGCGGCTGGCGGCGTTGAAGCCGGATCTGTTTCTGACCCTGTCCACTCCGGCGGCCAAGGCGGCCTTCCGGGTCGCCAAGGCGGCGGGCATTCCCCTGATCTTCGCTCCGGCCAGCGATCCCATCGCCATCGGTCTGGCAGAGAGCCTGGGGCGGCCGGGGCGCAACGCCACCGGTGTCACCTTCGGCATCCAGGAGCCAGTCCGTCTGCAATGGCTGAAGACCATGCTGCCCGGCCTGACGGCGGTTCTGGTGCCTTTCAATCCCGATGATCCGTCGCCACAGGCATCGCTGGAAAAGATCCGGCCGGTCGCCGACGGTCTGGGGATCCGTCTCGATCTGGCATATGTGCGCAGCGGGGCCGAACTGGACGCGGCCCTGGCGGCCATGGCGCCCGATGTGGGGGCGGTGTTCGTTCCGGTGGATGCCTATGTTGCGTCCCAGGTGCCGCGTATCCTCGTGGCCACGCTGGGACGGAATGTACCCCTGACCACGCCCCAGCGCGGCGGCGTGGTGGAAGGTGCCTTCATGTCCTATGGCTTGGATATGAGGTCGCTGGGCGCCCAAGGGGCGCGGCTGGCGGCCCAGGTCCTGGGCGGCGTTCCCGCAGGCGACCTTCCGGTCGAGACGGCGGAGTTCCGCCTGACGATCAATGTGGAGACCATGGAGCGGCTAGGTATTTCCCTTCCCGATCAGATCCTGCGGCAGGCGGATCTGATTCGAGCCAGGCGGGGGGGCGATGGAAGCTGA
- a CDS encoding NifB/NifX family molybdenum-iron cluster-binding protein produces the protein MKIAVAVDSSYAKVSGHAGRARHWLVYETDRASSSVRVELEAAQVFHHYEGDGPHPLDGIETVIAISAGEGFMRRMQARGIDARQTAETNPDKAVADYLAECLSAPKPRPIGALLCKTLDLFSKHK, from the coding sequence ATGAAAATCGCCGTCGCCGTCGATTCCAGCTACGCCAAGGTATCCGGCCACGCCGGACGCGCCAGACATTGGCTGGTTTATGAGACGGACAGAGCTTCGTCTTCCGTCCGCGTCGAATTGGAGGCCGCCCAGGTGTTTCATCATTACGAGGGTGACGGCCCCCACCCCCTGGACGGTATCGAGACGGTCATCGCCATCTCGGCGGGCGAGGGATTCATGAGGCGCATGCAAGCCCGCGGCATCGACGCCCGCCAGACCGCCGAGACCAACCCGGACAAGGCCGTGGCCGACTATCTGGCCGAGTGCTTGTCAGCCCCCAAGCCGCGCCCCATCGGCGCCCTGCTGTGCAAGACGCTAGACCTGTTTTCCAAGCATAAGTAG
- a CDS encoding ribbon-helix-helix domain-containing protein yields MPVKRSVKIAGHATSVTLEPEFWDCLKDMATARGLSVNQMVAEIDSARGANLSSAIRVFVLNELKKLAAG; encoded by the coding sequence ATGCCGGTCAAGCGCTCGGTCAAGATCGCCGGTCACGCCACCAGCGTCACGCTGGAGCCCGAGTTCTGGGACTGTCTGAAGGATATGGCGACCGCGCGGGGGCTGTCGGTCAATCAGATGGTGGCGGAAATCGACAGCGCGCGCGGCGCCAATCTGTCCTCGGCCATCCGGGTGTTCGTGCTGAACGAACTCAAAAAGCTAGCCGCCGGTTGA
- a CDS encoding DUF2934 domain-containing protein produces the protein MASLHPEKLTLAETGALALDEAAQELDKACDTTSFLKALERNQRVWRTLAHIAAARAWQFPNQRQVAYALSTDEHGNGASDARVNALIDINREVSDILAHGDDIARIRERAYAIWESRGRPQEQDLEHWLLAEMELSSG, from the coding sequence ATGGCAAGCCTGCATCCCGAAAAGCTGACTTTGGCGGAAACCGGCGCCCTGGCCCTGGATGAGGCAGCCCAGGAACTGGACAAGGCCTGCGACACGACCAGCTTCCTCAAGGCGTTGGAGCGCAATCAGCGCGTCTGGCGGACCTTGGCCCACATCGCCGCCGCGCGGGCCTGGCAGTTTCCGAACCAGCGTCAGGTGGCCTATGCCCTTTCGACGGATGAACACGGCAACGGCGCCAGTGACGCGCGCGTCAACGCCCTGATCGACATCAACCGGGAAGTCTCGGACATTCTGGCCCATGGCGATGATATCGCCCGCATCCGCGAGCGGGCCTATGCCATCTGGGAAAGCCGCGGCCGCCCCCAGGAACAGGACCTCGAGCACTGGCTGCTGGCCGAGATGGAATTGTCCAGCGGTTGA
- a CDS encoding response regulator, which yields MTVRILIAEDQQLVRQGLVALLAVDDVTIVGEAEDGKVAIEMARTLTPDVVLMDLSMPELDGVEATRRIKQVAPHVRVLVLTVANCERRVAEALTAGADGYALKKLGHGELMAAINAVCAGKTYLGPGLSEDLVKEYLEGSDLGGGALTAREREVLQLIARGNKNREIADELGIAIKTVETHRTKIMQKLDLHNSAELAAYAIRRGLIE from the coding sequence GTGACGGTACGCATTCTGATAGCCGAGGATCAACAACTGGTTCGTCAGGGCCTGGTTGCTCTTCTGGCGGTTGACGATGTCACCATCGTGGGTGAGGCCGAGGATGGCAAGGTCGCCATTGAAATGGCGCGTACATTGACACCCGATGTGGTGTTGATGGATCTGTCCATGCCCGAATTGGATGGTGTCGAGGCGACGCGGCGTATCAAGCAGGTGGCCCCCCATGTGCGGGTTCTGGTTCTCACCGTGGCCAATTGCGAGCGCCGCGTGGCCGAGGCCCTGACGGCGGGGGCCGATGGTTACGCCCTCAAGAAGCTGGGACACGGAGAGTTGATGGCGGCCATCAACGCGGTCTGTGCCGGCAAGACCTATCTGGGCCCCGGCCTGTCCGAGGATCTGGTCAAGGAATACCTGGAAGGCTCGGATCTGGGCGGCGGCGCCTTGACCGCGCGCGAGCGTGAAGTGCTGCAGCTGATCGCCCGCGGCAACAAGAACCGCGAGATCGCCGACGAACTGGGCATCGCCATCAAGACGGTGGAAACCCACCGCACCAAGATCATGCAGAAGCTTGACCTGCATAACTCCGCCGAACTGGCGGCCTATGCCATCCGGCGCGGGCTGATCGAGTAG